Within the Gopherus evgoodei ecotype Sinaloan lineage chromosome 18, rGopEvg1_v1.p, whole genome shotgun sequence genome, the region cccctaaGCAGGTGATTGGCTAGACCTGCAGTATCTGTCAGGCCGGGTTCCCATTCCTAACTCAGATGGGTAGAGTGGGCTGCTGGAATGGAGCCAAAAGAGGCTCCACACGACCCCTGCAGCGAGTTAAATCCTGGGAGCTGGCAAATGCTGGCCAATCAGCTGGCCAGTGGATGCCAGAGACTCCTGGGGGAAGGAGCTACCTATTGTCCCTTGGTGAGTGTCTCCCTCCCTTGCTGCTCAGACTGTCCCCCTGTTGCTGCCAGCCCCATCAAGTTCCCCCACCTGTAGATGCAGGTGAGTGGCATTTTAACAATAGAGGTTTCCTACCCAGTCTTTGGATTATGGGGAAAATTACATGCCAAACTATGAAAGCCTACGGCCCTCCCTGAATAGAAGTAACTGGTACTTTGATTTTCTTTGCATGAGGCAGGGTTACCTCAACTGTGGCCTGTGACATGGACCTTACCAAGTATCCCATGGATGAACAAGAGTGCATGCTGGATTTGGAGAGCTGTGAGTACGAAAGTCTGAGCACAGTGGTGCCTATAGTGTATGTTCTGTTGAAAGCCTGCAGAGATAATCCTTAGCTTTGGTTCTATGAGTTAACTTCAATCAATCAAATACAAGGACTGTTTGGGGTTTAGTAAATATAAGGCCCAACCCCAATTCCCTTGATTCCAAGTTTGGGCATCAGGTTATAGAGCCTTACAGCACTAGTTCAAAACTGCcacaattagggttgccaggtgtctggctttCGACTGGAACGCCTGATCAAAAAAGGACCCTGGCGGGCTGTTAAAAGTGCAGTTGGTGGCGcagcggggctgaggcaggctccctgcctgccttgtctCCGTGCAGCTCCTGGAAATAGTGGCATGTTCCCTCTCCGTTTCCTACGCTTAGGGGCATCAAGCGGGTTCCGCATGCTGCCCCGACCGCacgtgccagctctgcagctcctattggccgggaatcacgaccagtgggagctgcgggggtggtgcctgtgaatggggcagtgtgcagaatcATCTGGCCGCGCAtctgtgtaggagccggaggtaggacatgctgctgcttccaggagctgcttgaggaaaacaccacctggagcctgcacccctgacacaCACGCCCATGCCcatgccccatccccagccctgatctttccatttacttcagtgggctttgaatcagaccctgAGAGACAAAGTAGAGGGTACAGAGAGACTGAGCCCCAGGGCATATTTCTGAGTGGGCTTTTTTTCTCTAAGAGAAATCAAGAGGGGCAGAATTCCAGGTGTGTGGGGACTGCTATTGTGACTAAACCCTGTAAAGGGCTCTGTCTTTCCTTGGCAACACCTCACCCCTACACAGGACTCAGTCAGAATCTAGGCCATAGACTGGTGACATTCTATTTAGTGCTTACTTGGGAAACCTGTATAAATTGTGTCTATATTCTACTCAGGAGCCATTCTCCTCTTAATCAGTGTTAAGCATTAATGCTTTGGGGACAAATTCACTGCTGATGTAAGCAGGCACTACTCATTGACAGCAGCGAATTTGGCTTTTTGTGGTTACTTCAATGGTAGAGTAGAGTCCTGATGTTTCCAGAGATTTAGGACTAGCAGAGTACCTGATCAGGGGCAAACACATTGCCACACTAGGGTGAGTGTCAGTCGCTCTCTTTCTTTTATAGCATTGATTCTGTTTTCTAGGCAATTAACCACAATACATTTTCGTCCTGTCAAAAATAGCAATCTGCAGTTTTACTTATGTAATAAGCAAATGCAGAGGCAGCAGACAATGAACTAGCAATCAATTCACTCTCCCGGCAAGCtttgcagggatttttttttaatttaatttgaggATTTTTATTTCAGTGCAATAAACATAAGTAGAAATAAAGcctcttaaaacaaacatattaaaGCAAAACCAGAGGAAACTTTCCTCCTGTTGTTTCCACATGCAGGGTTTCTGCTAGGCAACTCCTAACCCAAACCAAGGTGACTGTGTATTCCCACCTTCCTGCAGCATTGGTGTGGTCCATTCTTAGTGCTGTTACAAGATACCTTGCTCTATTTCTATCTAGACAGCCATTTCTCACTAGTAAGGCGATGCTGACAGGTTACACGTTAGGGAACAGATTCTCTGCTGTGTCTAACTTCTTCAGGGCACAGTAGGGGTGTAATGAGATGCCAGGTGGCTGAGTATAACTCTGATTCCCTGCCTCACCTTCACCTTAAAGGTACAAGCAGGGGcatctctagcttttttgccgccccaagcatggcaggcaggcaggctgcctttggcgctgtgcctgcgggaggtctgccggtcccgcggcttcagcgtacccgtcactgaactgctgctgaatccgcgcgaccggcagacctcctgcaagaacaccaccaaaggcagcctgaccgctgcccttgcagggacctGTAGggtgcccccccgtggcttgccaccccaggcatgcgcttggagcactggtgccgtTAGCTGCTGCTGGGTACAAGTTAGAGTAGCTTCCATGGATCACCTGACAGCTGGGGATAGCTGTGGTGTATCACTCTCCAGTCACTCCCCCTTCTTGCCTGGCTTTACCTCTGATATGTCCTGTGCACCAGGGTCTTCAGAAAGGGTGATGCAGGGGCTAGCTTCATTGGCTCTATGGCTGCCCATGACATTGGGATAATCCCCAGTGCTGGGGTTGTGACCAGTCTTTGCTCCATCCGCTTTGCTTGACTGGCACAAAAGTATTGGAAGTGGCACAGAATCTACTCCtatagatgtaaaaaaaaaaacattgtttttaccTGTGTTATGAGTGAACACCTTAGATGATTCAACCTGAAGGAATCATTAACAgtctaatttacttttcactattCCTGCTGCTTGGTTACTGTTTTGCAGTTCTGTCAGTTTGGATAATGAAAATATACTACTTCATTCAGCTTTAATTTGTGGTCAGATTCTCATGCCTTAGCATAATGTTGCTGTGTTTGGATTGCAAACACCGCAAAGGAAATACTCTTTTATTAGTTTGTTTTCCAACTGTTTCCATTGGAATGTAAACAAAAAACACCATGACCATTTTCTGTTGctcttaggtttttttaaaagctcatttTTAAGTTGTGTTCTCCACTTCAAAGCTCTTCTAAAATTCTGAACAGTGTGAGCTAGCCTGGATTCTCCCCTTTGAGGGAGCACTATTCTGGCTGGGTCACTGGCAACCTCACTGTTGATAGGACATTCAGTTATCCAGATTGAAACACAACATGTTTGCTGTGGGATTGATAATGAGCAGCATGGCAGAGTCGTCTGAGTTTCACTTTGAGCCCATCAATCTTTATTATTCCCCAAATCTTTGCATTTATTCAGCTTCTTTTGGCAGATGGCTACGCTTCAGAGGATATCGTGTACCACTGGTCAGAAAACCAGGAGGAGATCCATGGGCTGGATAAACTGCAGCTTGCTCAGTTCACAATCACTAATTACCGTTTCACAAGAGAAATGATGAACTTCAAATCCGGTAACAGACTATTGTGTCTTTGTTGCAGGCATTCTGTCAGCCTCCACTATCTGTAACAGACAATCCCCTCTCTTAAGAAAGCAATTTAATGTGTCCATCTGGTTTCCAGTACAATTTTATTTACCCTGTACCTAAAGAGACATACATTTTTGCTGGTCCCTTGGGTAGTCATTGCAGTATATTGTGACAAATCCATAGCCATCCTGGGCTTTGTGTTTGCCATACTACTGCACATGGCTTCCAGTCAGCACTTCACAGCAACAGCAGAGCTAGAACTCAGGTCCTCCTGCTCTAATTTGCAATTTAGGCTATAGGAGAATCTCCATTATTCCTAATAATATTGTGCTTATGATATCAAGTTGagtagttctgattccatccactaGAGGGTAGTGgtacacatacatactagccTGCCTATTGCAATGTTTGTAAAAGCTTGAAGTCATTTCTTCCCTGCTGATTTTTGTCCTCTTACATATAGTTAAATGCTCATTTATGCTGCCCCTTATCCATCAAGCTCTTTCCCTATTAGTTTTAAATTAacataatctttaaaaaaatctaaatttagtGTCTGTAGGACTTTCCCCCGCAGATTATAAAAACCTTAAGGCAGATCACATTTTGAAATAGTGTCATTAGAGCAAGGGATTAGGAATCTGGACTCCTGAAATCTACTTTTTGCTCTTCTACTGACTCACTATACAACCCAGAGCAAgtcagggatagctcagtggtttgagcactggcctgctaaacccagggttgtgagctcaatccttgagggggccatttagggacctgaggctaaataaataattggggattggtcctgccttgggcaggggtttggactagatgacctcctgagatcccttccaaccctgatattctatgatcctattcTTAGGACTAACAATGCTGATACTAAATATGGTACCTCAGAGGGATTTAATGAGACTTAATTAATGTAAAGCCCTTTGTGACCATTGAATGAAAGATGATGTAAAAGTGCAAATCGGCATCATTATTCTTGTATATTATTTTAACTGTGTAATTGTAAAGCCAACCTTCTAACATATAACTTTATATTTGTCCTTTGCCCACTCTTTCCACCAGCGGGTCAGTTTCCCAGGCTCAGTCTCCACTTCCACCTGCGGCGGAATCGAGGTGTTTACATCATTCAGTCTTACGTGCCTTCCATCTTACTGGTGGCCATGTCATGGGTTTCCTTCTGGATCAGCCAATCAGCTGTGCCTGCTAGGGTGTCACTAGGTAAAAAGATTGTGGTGTTGGAATCTTGAAAGGGAGGACATGTGAAGGCCATATGTTCATCTCCAATATGCCATAATTGGAACAGAAGCACATTTATGAATGCTGTGTCTGCACAGGCAAACCAATAAGTCCTTCAGAGAGTTTCTTTCATGCTTCAGTGTCTTTCACTAGCAGATGCTTCTGTCAGGGCAGAATGCGCTAATAAAGGATGGAGAATAAAAGTTTAATGCTGTTAGAGCGTATCCCTAAAAACAATAGACACTACTAATAAAAGACAGTGCTGCAGCccttactcccactgaagtcgtGAGTAAGAGGAGCAGGTGCTAAGAATAGAAAAGACTCCCCAGGGGTTGTTCTAATggatctgtctgtctgtgtctggtAACAGAGCTGCCTTGGGCATCAGGTGCCTAGTTCAGAAGTGGGTGTCCACCTCCCCTAGATAGCTTTGTAAATCTCAGCCAGCTCCTATCTAGGTAGAAGTTATTGTTTATTACCATTGGGATGTGTTACAGAACTCTAAGCCAAGCTTCTCATGCTATTTCCTAGGTATAACTACAGTTCTTACTATGACCACTTTGATGGTCAGTGCCCGATCTTCACTCCCACGAGCCTCTGCCATCAAGGCGCTAGATGTTTACTTCTGGATTTGCTATGTGTTTGTCTTTGCTGCTCTGGTGGAATATGCATTTGCACATTTCAATGCGGACTACATGAAAAAGCAAAAAGACAAGATGAAGGCAAGCAAACAGAGTGGAGAGGTCAGTAAGCTGTGTGCTGGTGGCGCCGTGGAAGGCTTTGAAAAACAACCACTCTGCATTATAACCTTGTCTTCAGCCAAAGAAAATATTCCCCTCTGCTGCCCTTTGGTAAAGTCATTCCCTGAGTTAATAAACCCACCATGTAAGTGTTCAGCCCCTGAATGCCACCATGCTGATTGTTGCCTGTTGGCAGTACAAGTCAAAACCAGCTCAGAACAATTACCAGGATACAGAGCCAGTAACCAATCATCCCCATGCCACAAGCAGTTAGGACTGATTTTCATTCTGTTCCTGTGtttgggacagggtgggggagtggaagggaagggaCACAAACGGGCTTTTAAGCCACATTTGTGTTCCTTCTTTTCTGGAGGTGTACAGCACCTTTGGAGACCTATCCAGCCATTGGTGTAGATTACAGCAATCCCAATGTGCTCTGTTCAAATAGTCCCCAATATGTCCCCCACCacaggccaggagcagggccaatTCTACACCAGCTGGGGAGGATCCACGCCCCAAGGGTATTCTCAGGTAGCTGTTTACTTATGGGCCCTTTGCCTGACAAGAGGACCATAAAAGGGCTTCAGCAACCCTGAGAACCAagcccattgtcttcagtgttgTCCCATAGAGATTAAATTCTCCATTGTGTGCAATGGATTCCAGACAGATCCTATTTTGCTTAGCATGAATAAAACTTATGTTCCAAAGTAGGCCTATGCAACAGGttgcaaaaacaaagcaattgCTCATGTGAAATTCCTTCCTGGACCTCTTAATTCTAGATAGCTCAGTTGTTCCCTTCATGCCCTTTAAGTGGTTGATGAAGCAGAATGAATGGATTAGGGAAAAATGCTTTTGACAATCCACAGTTTGCAAATTTCCCCCCACAAATCTGCAGGCATGTGAATCCCTGGACTTgatttttattatgattatttattattttattgttattaCTTAATCTTGCTAAGCTGCTAGCAGATACAATTGATTTGCGCTCTTTACTGAAATCTACCTGGGGCATCCACAGCCTTACAGGATCCACCCTGTGTTTCAGGCCAATCAGTTATCCTTTCAGATGGGTAACAGTCTCTTTGGAGCAGATCAATACCGCTTGTGAACCAGCCCAGGGCTGAGCATATTGCCTCTGCAGGGCCTCAAGCCCCTGCAATAGTCCAGGGAATGTAAAATTATAACCAGAATTTACTCTTGGATCTCCTGCATAGCAGAACAGAGCCATTCACTGCTCCCTCAGCCACTGCTAGCATTGGAACCAAGTACTGTCCATCACATTTGGATATCCTGCATGTCAGACCACTAAGCCACCAGGCTAGCTCTGATTAAGTATTCTGACTCTCTTCCCATGCAGATTGCCATAAGAGGTTCTTCTCTTTCATTTGCAGATCAATGTGAAGAAtgccattgttttgttttccctttctgcTGCGGGTGTGAACCAGGAACTGGCCATTTCCAACCGGCAGCACCGAGCTCCCAAAACCCTACCCGGATCATATGGCTCTGTTGAAGTCGAAACTGGAGAGACGAAGAGGCAGCAAGAAACTAAACTGGAGAAAAAGAGTGGCTTAAAGTCCCTCTTCAAGCCCATCGATGCTGACACCATTGATATTTACGCCAGGGCAGTGTTCCCAGCAGCTTTTGCAGCAGTCAATGTTATCTACTGGGTTGCTTACACAATGTAAGAACAAAAACGTGCTCCCAAGTGGTAAACTGTGAGCCAGAATTATGCTCAGACAGTACAGAGTAACTGAAGAAACTGTATTGGTCCATTTCTTGTCAAAGTGCTTTCCAATGCTCTGAAGATATTTCTCAAATGCAGCAGAGTATCATTTTTGTTTGGCTCCTACAATCAACTCCAGCTACaactgggaggggggaaaattGGCCATTACCAGTTTGGTTTGATATATTTGTTATTACTAAACTCTGCCAAACAATCCAAGGATCCTTTGTTCCTCATCTCATCTTGAAACAATTTGTCACATGTACATATCTTCAGTGAAGGTGCCACCACCAAATCCTAAAGCACAGTTGGTTATTTTCCCTTTTCAAAGGTCAGCAGATAAGAAGGCTCTGATTATTCCCATACTCTTACCATGTCCTTTCTTACAGCACAACTGACCTCATGTTTTTACATGGGAGTGGCTTTTCTGTGTCATGCCATTTGTGGGACAGTTCAAGTTTAACGGGGATGGGAAAATGGCAGTGACCTCTACATGTGAAGACCGCAAGATTGAAGTATCAGGAGCAGAGCAAGGCAGAGGGtttttctttaattattatttgtcttGGATGAAGTATTTAGAACACTTTTGATTCTCTTCTTTAGTCACAGcatgaaataaaatatattgtataGAACCTACTGAATTGTTAATATCCACTGTGTT harbors:
- the GABRD gene encoding gamma-aminobutyric acid receptor subunit delta translates to MPGTKMEFLIWILPSLVLLCTQQHRCIRAMNDIGDYTGSNIEISWLPNLDDLMKGYARNFRPGIGGPPVNVALAIEVTSIDHISEVNMEYTMTVFLHQSWRDDRLSYNHTNETLGLDSRFVDKLWIPDTFIVNAKSAWFHDVTVENKLIRLQPNGVILYSIRVTSTVACDMDLTKYPMDEQECMLDLESYGYASEDIVYHWSENQEEIHGLDKLQLAQFTITNYRFTREMMNFKSAGQFPRLSLHFHLRRNRGVYIIQSYVPSILLVAMSWVSFWISQSAVPARVSLGITTVLTMTTLMVSARSSLPRASAIKALDVYFWICYVFVFAALVEYAFAHFNADYMKKQKDKMKASKQSGEINVKNAIVLFSLSAAGVNQELAISNRQHRAPKTLPGSYGSVEVETGETKRQQETKLEKKSGLKSLFKPIDADTIDIYARAVFPAAFAAVNVIYWVAYTM